A single genomic interval of Parvularcula marina harbors:
- a CDS encoding PilZ domain-containing protein — MVWAAMVGVVKHQGTSALRDFNRRKEIRYDVDLPVQVYIDGYKAAVGSTTDISLSGIGLHLRSPLEVGKIYKVDIDKELALRVRIVSGRIGMRYGGLFEFSEWEQQRMTTKIRKLISVHSSETML, encoded by the coding sequence ATGGTGTGGGCAGCAATGGTAGGTGTCGTAAAACATCAGGGCACGAGTGCCCTGCGCGATTTCAATCGCCGCAAGGAGATCCGGTACGACGTCGACCTGCCGGTACAGGTCTATATCGATGGATATAAGGCGGCGGTCGGTTCAACCACAGACATCAGCCTCTCGGGCATCGGGCTTCACCTTCGGAGCCCTTTGGAAGTCGGCAAGATCTATAAGGTCGATATCGACAAGGAACTCGCCCTTCGTGTCAGGATTGTGAGTGGACGAATCGGCATGCGATATGGTGGTTTGTTCGAATTCTCCGAGTGGGAACAGCAGCGGATGACCACGAAGATCAGAAAGCTGATCTCCGTGCATTCATCTGAGACCATGCTCTGA
- the aguB gene encoding N-carbamoylputrescine amidase, with protein MSRKVTVAAIQYAPGLAKDSFAEAEALVREAASQGAQVILLPELFEGPYFCKTQEEEHFAMAQPWQTHPVVTRFAPLAKELGVVLPLSIFEREGPHTYNSLVCVDADGELLGVYRKSHIPDGPGYQEKYYFRPGNTGFKVWATKFGKIGVGICWDQWFPEAARAMALQGAELLFYPTAIGAEPQAPEMDTAARWRRGMQGHAVANTMPVIAANRFGDEDGQVFYGTSFIADQTGEIVTDLNRTETGVITASFDLDELATERSAWGLFRDRRPELYSPLTS; from the coding sequence ATGAGCCGGAAAGTCACTGTTGCCGCTATTCAGTATGCGCCGGGTCTAGCAAAGGACTCCTTTGCCGAAGCCGAAGCGCTGGTCCGCGAGGCAGCGAGCCAAGGCGCGCAGGTGATCCTGCTGCCCGAACTCTTTGAAGGCCCCTATTTCTGCAAGACGCAGGAAGAAGAGCATTTTGCCATGGCGCAACCCTGGCAGACGCATCCGGTGGTCACGCGCTTTGCGCCGCTCGCCAAGGAACTGGGCGTTGTCCTGCCGCTATCGATTTTCGAGCGGGAAGGTCCGCACACCTATAACTCGCTGGTCTGTGTTGATGCGGATGGCGAGCTCTTGGGCGTTTATCGCAAAAGCCATATCCCCGACGGACCGGGCTATCAGGAAAAATATTATTTCCGGCCGGGCAATACGGGTTTCAAAGTCTGGGCGACCAAATTCGGCAAGATCGGCGTCGGTATCTGCTGGGATCAGTGGTTCCCCGAGGCCGCCCGCGCCATGGCCCTTCAGGGGGCGGAGCTTTTATTCTACCCGACCGCCATTGGCGCCGAACCGCAGGCCCCGGAGATGGACACCGCCGCGCGCTGGCGCCGCGGGATGCAGGGCCATGCGGTTGCGAACACCATGCCGGTGATCGCCGCGAACCGCTTTGGAGATGAGGACGGACAGGTCTTTTATGGAACCAGCTTTATCGCTGACCAGACCGGCGAAATCGTCACCGACTTGAACCGGACCGAGACGGGCGTCATCACAGCGAGCTTTGATCTTGATGAGCTGGCAACCGAACGCTCCGCTTGGGGCCTTTTTCGTGACCGTCGGCCAGAGCTTTATTCTCCGCTCACCTCTTAG
- a CDS encoding agmatine deiminase family protein, giving the protein MTDISFSLVPEWAPQSALWIGWPRLAHDWPEGLVTAREEAANLIRNASRFVPVKVSIGGPRSMADALKRELDEVADLYPVSATDVWLRDTGPIVGFDEGTLSAQAFRFNGWGGRFGAADDRYTAGAIAAIEGAYVTSHDFILEGGSIEIDGEGRLLTTKDCLLNPNRNGGWEKREAERTLRDTFGVDEILWLDRGLVNDHTDGHIDNIARFIGPGHVVCQRASDEDDPHRERLEEIERALRTFSLEVSTIPSPGRVTNKEGDVVPASHCNFIITNGAVLLPTYDEANGAAAAEELDALFPDREIVPLRADHILKGGGGSFHCMSCQIPAFEEDVA; this is encoded by the coding sequence ATGACAGACATTTCCTTCTCTCTGGTGCCTGAATGGGCGCCGCAATCAGCATTGTGGATCGGCTGGCCGCGCCTCGCCCATGACTGGCCCGAGGGGCTCGTCACGGCGCGCGAGGAAGCGGCTAACCTTATCCGTAACGCCAGTCGTTTCGTTCCCGTAAAGGTTTCCATCGGCGGCCCTCGGTCAATGGCCGATGCGCTTAAACGCGAGCTGGATGAGGTCGCCGACCTCTATCCCGTCTCCGCGACCGATGTGTGGCTGCGCGACACCGGCCCGATTGTCGGTTTCGATGAGGGAACGCTCTCGGCGCAGGCCTTCCGGTTCAATGGCTGGGGCGGCCGGTTCGGCGCTGCTGACGACCGCTATACCGCAGGCGCGATTGCCGCGATCGAAGGCGCCTATGTAACCTCGCATGACTTTATTCTTGAGGGCGGCTCGATCGAGATCGACGGTGAAGGACGCCTGCTGACGACCAAGGATTGCCTTCTGAACCCCAACCGCAATGGCGGATGGGAAAAGCGCGAGGCGGAGCGCACCTTGCGCGATACATTCGGGGTCGATGAGATCCTGTGGCTCGACCGTGGCCTCGTGAACGACCACACGGACGGTCATATCGATAATATCGCGCGGTTCATCGGGCCGGGCCATGTCGTCTGCCAGCGCGCCTCCGACGAGGATGATCCGCACCGGGAACGCCTTGAAGAGATCGAGCGGGCCTTGCGTACCTTCAGCCTTGAAGTCTCAACCATCCCCTCACCGGGACGGGTGACCAACAAGGAGGGCGATGTCGTGCCGGCGAGCCATTGCAATTTCATCATCACCAATGGCGCGGTCCTGCTCCCGACCTATGATGAGGCGAATGGCGCCGCTGCAGCTGAAGAGCTGGATGCACTTTTCCCGGATCGTGAGATCGTGCCCCTGCGCGCGGACCATATCCTGAAAGGCGGCGGCGGCTCCTTCCACTGCATGAGCTGTCAGATCCCCGCATTCGAGGAGGACGTAGCATGA